In Desulfobulbus oralis, one DNA window encodes the following:
- the folK gene encoding 2-amino-4-hydroxy-6-hydroxymethyldihydropteridine diphosphokinase: MTAAKQGLPSAACGGSPALSLAGIGMGANLGPKAATLLAAWQELGAIPAIQPLALSSPWRSRPLDMQSKGEFVNAVALIGSGLNPSELLQLLLTLEARHGRRRDPKAPGHQDRPLDLDLLFFGGLCRQTATLTLPHPRLAERLFVLAPLAEILPDWQHPLLRQSARELLELLEGAGQQVQKDRWPDPVP; the protein is encoded by the coding sequence TTGACCGCTGCCAAACAGGGACTGCCGTCCGCTGCCTGTGGCGGCAGTCCCGCCCTTTCGCTGGCCGGCATCGGCATGGGCGCCAATCTGGGCCCAAAGGCCGCGACACTGCTGGCTGCCTGGCAGGAACTCGGCGCGATACCGGCTATCCAGCCGCTTGCCCTTTCTTCCCCCTGGCGTTCCAGGCCCCTGGACATGCAGTCCAAGGGCGAGTTTGTCAACGCCGTTGCCCTGATTGGATCAGGGCTGAATCCTTCCGAGCTCCTGCAACTGCTGCTGACGCTGGAGGCCCGCCACGGCCGCAGACGCGATCCCAAGGCCCCTGGTCATCAGGACCGGCCCCTGGATCTGGATCTGCTTTTTTTTGGCGGGCTTTGCCGGCAGACGGCCACTCTGACCCTCCCCCATCCCCGCCTGGCCGAACGACTCTTTGTGCTGGCGCCACTGGCCGAAATCCTGCCGGACTGGCAGCATCCACTCCTGCGGCAAAGCGCGCGCGAACTGCTGGAGCTCCTGGAAGGGGCCGGTCAGCAGGTGCAGAAAGACCGCTGGCCCGATCCCGTGCCCTGA